From one Mytilus trossulus isolate FHL-02 chromosome 10, PNRI_Mtr1.1.1.hap1, whole genome shotgun sequence genomic stretch:
- the LOC134687950 gene encoding uncharacterized protein LOC134687950, with the protein MYNFIWSSPIDRIKRDVLQNDIEDGGLKMINLSAFILALKCTWIRRLFKTDNKWQNVFLSNVHVELEKFYGCGSVYIQKLQQHIKNKFWQDVLKAWQLLREKEEYDSWECFLASPIWLNNNIKVANKPIFYKDWFENGIRFINDIVNEDGTFFSHQKIEEMYQINVNFMRYNSIISAIHQASKSFVGKNHKLELPLIPSAIKRLVKSSKGSKDMYIVLNKNGSVPTSQLKWTEIFGFDQNHWKKIYKLPFVVTNNTKLQWLQYRFNHRILATNKFLHKIKIYDNPNCTFCNREIETLEHLFWECEHTQLLLEQIENWFLTNGISVLFTQEVFLFGNSAKISKGNAENTIFLTIKQYIYNSRCFKKNLTLNSVKEKMKYVYAMDKNIAMKNKCEHHFLREWNVFDTLLS; encoded by the coding sequence ATGTACAATTTTATATGGAGTTCACCAATTGATAGAATTAAAAGAgatgttttacaaaatgatattgaAGATGGTGGACTCAAAATGATAAATCTTAGTGCATTTATTCTAGCACTGAAGTGTACATGGATAAGGAGATTATTTAAAACAGACAACAAATGGcagaatgtttttttgtcaaatgttcATGTAGAACTTGAAAAATTTTATGGTTGTGGAAGTGTTTATATCCAAAAATTACaacaacatatcaaaaataaattttggcaaGATGTTCTGAAAGCATGGCAACTTCTTAGAGAAAAagaagaatatgacagttgggaATGCTTTCTTGCTAGTCCAATCTGgcttaacaataatataaaggtAGCAAATAAAcctattttttataaagattggtttgAAAATGGTATAagatttataaatgatattgtaaaTGAAGATGGGACCTTTTTCTCTCAtcaaaaaatagaagaaatgTATCAGATAAATGTGAATTTCATGAgatataatagtattatatctgCTATACATCAAGCATCAAAATCATTTGTGggaaaaaatcacaaattagaACTACCTTTAATTCCATCTGCTATTAAAAGGCTAGTTAAAAGTTCAAAAGGATCTAAAgatatgtatattgttttaaataaaaatggaagTGTTCCCACTAGTCAGTTAAAATGGACTGAAATTTTTGGTTTTGATCAAAATCATTggaaaaaaatttataaactgcCATTTGTTGTCACAAATAATACTAAGTTACAGTGGCTACAGTATAGATTCAATCATCGAATCTTAGCTACAAACaaatttcttcataaaattaagatttatgaTAATccaaattgtactttttgtaataGAGAAATTGAAACattagaacatttattttgggAATGTGAACATACACAATTATTATTagaacagattgaaaattggTTTCTGACCAATGGAATTAGTGTACTTTTTACACaagaagtttttttgtttggtaactctgcaaaaatatcaaaaggcaatgcagaaaatactatttttcttaccataaagcaatatatttataattctagatgttttaaaaaaaatcttacattaAACTCAGTAaaagaaaagatgaaatatgtgtatgcaatggacaaaaatattgctatgaaaaacaaatgtgaacaTCACTTTCTCAGAGAATGGAATGTTTTTGATACATTACTtagttaa